The following proteins are co-located in the Imtechella halotolerans genome:
- a CDS encoding AraC family transcriptional regulator — protein MKLHYLHKNLEKSIKSTYHEDISFLKLWHYHPESELVYIVQGEGTLYAGDFIGNFKKNDIFFLGSNLPHMFESASNNSSKELCSAYVLHISPAYFEQLPLDQIEFSLLRNILTLSKQGIHFKTNRPNIVFETFKKMMNENLAFNSLCLLQLFLQLQETSSSSPLSNIVYQTADLNSDKRLQSTLQFIMQNFQSDISLDNAASKVGMNKTAFCRYFRHKTGKSFISYLNNIRVQYACKLLSDQQPEKTVSEACYLSGFNSLSYFHRIFKKTTGYAPSQFKKELPSMITAS, from the coding sequence ATGAAGCTTCATTATCTACATAAAAATCTCGAAAAAAGTATTAAATCTACCTATCATGAAGATATTTCATTTCTAAAACTTTGGCATTATCACCCAGAAAGTGAATTAGTATATATTGTACAAGGGGAAGGCACCCTTTACGCTGGTGATTTCATAGGAAATTTCAAGAAAAATGATATCTTCTTTTTAGGAAGTAATCTCCCTCATATGTTTGAAAGTGCCTCAAATAATTCTTCTAAGGAGCTTTGCTCAGCATATGTATTACATATAAGCCCAGCATATTTCGAGCAATTACCCTTAGATCAAATTGAATTTTCATTACTAAGAAACATACTTACATTGAGCAAACAGGGAATTCATTTTAAGACCAACAGACCCAATATAGTATTTGAAACCTTTAAAAAAATGATGAATGAAAATCTTGCATTTAATAGTCTTTGTTTACTGCAACTTTTTCTACAACTACAAGAAACCAGTAGCTCTTCACCGCTTTCAAATATTGTATATCAGACAGCAGATTTAAACTCAGACAAAAGATTACAAAGCACGCTTCAATTTATAATGCAAAATTTCCAATCCGATATTTCTCTGGATAATGCTGCCTCAAAAGTAGGAATGAACAAGACGGCCTTTTGTCGCTATTTTAGACATAAAACTGGAAAATCATTTATTTCGTACTTGAATAATATTCGGGTTCAATACGCTTGTAAACTATTAAGTGATCAACAACCTGAAAAAACAGTTTCTGAAGCTTGTTATTTATCTGGGTTTAATAGTTTGTCCTACTTTCATCGTATCTTCAAAAAAACAACAGGCTATGCACCTTCTCAATTCAAAAAAGAATTACCCAGTATGATAACAGCATCTTAA
- a CDS encoding Cof-type HAD-IIB family hydrolase gives MLLSQVRLVVSDMDGTLLNSQDQVSQEFFQHLEQLQKSGIHFAIASGRQYQSIAKKLSSFIDSITIIAENGALIKQGSTELYSNTMGRELVKVMIEHLRKIPNIQIILCGKESAYIETDSKNFTELLSEFYTNYQITNDLYEAIENDILKIAVYHNVSSEKHIFPYVQHLEKDLLIKISGKHWIDFSLPDTHKGKALDLIQKRMGISPSQTMVFGDYLNDLEMMNQSYFSYAMANAHPKLQEVARFKTLDNNSMGVEKVLKQLLSSLETSLST, from the coding sequence ATGCTTTTATCTCAAGTACGTCTTGTGGTCTCTGATATGGATGGTACTTTACTCAATTCTCAAGACCAAGTAAGCCAAGAATTCTTTCAACATCTTGAACAATTACAAAAATCAGGAATCCATTTTGCCATAGCTAGTGGAAGGCAGTATCAAAGTATTGCAAAGAAATTATCCTCGTTCATTGATTCTATTACAATTATTGCTGAAAATGGAGCACTTATCAAACAAGGAAGTACAGAACTCTATAGTAATACTATGGGAAGAGAACTGGTAAAGGTAATGATTGAACATCTGAGAAAAATTCCGAATATCCAAATTATACTTTGCGGCAAGGAGAGTGCATACATTGAAACTGATAGCAAAAACTTCACTGAATTACTAAGTGAGTTTTATACCAATTATCAAATTACCAATGACCTGTATGAAGCTATAGAAAATGATATTCTTAAAATTGCGGTATATCATAATGTAAGTTCTGAAAAACATATATTCCCATATGTCCAACATTTAGAAAAAGACTTGCTCATAAAAATTTCTGGTAAACATTGGATTGATTTTTCTTTACCTGACACACATAAAGGCAAAGCACTTGACCTGATACAGAAACGTATGGGAATTTCCCCAAGTCAAACAATGGTCTTTGGTGATTACTTAAATGATCTTGAAATGATGAATCAATCGTATTTCAGCTATGCCATGGCAAACGCTCATCCTAAACTTCAAGAAGTAGCGCGTTTTAAGACCCTAGACAACAACAGTATGGGCGTAGAAAAAGTTTTGAAACAACTCCTAAGCTCCTTGGAAACTTCCCTATCAACTTAG
- the dnaB gene encoding replicative DNA helicase, translating into MEKINPIAGLKIDKSSLISLEKGKIPPQSLDLEEVVLGAMMIDKKGVDQVIDILSPDVFYKDAHKFIFESIIELFQKSEPIDLLTVSAQLRKNQKLELVGGDFYLIQLTQKVSTSAHIEYHARIIQQKFIQRSLIKISSEIIEEAYDESTDVFDLLDNAESKLYEVTQGNLKRSSETAQSLVMKAKQKIQEIANKEGLSGIPTGFTKLDQLTSGWQPSDLIIVAARPGMGKTALTLSMARNISVDQNTPVAFFSLEMSSVQLITRLISSETGLSSEKLRTGKLEKHEWEQLNVKVKNLEKAPLYIDDTPSLSIFDLRAKARRLASQYGIRLIIIDYLQLMTAGGSSKGTGNREQEISTISRNLKALAKELDVPVIALSQLSRAVETRGGTKRPLLSDLRESGAIEQDADIVSFIYRPEYYKIDEWDDEERTPTKDQAEFIVAKHRNGGLDNIRLKFLGHLGKFDNLDDFDTPFEFQSKMNAGDENPFMTKKFPSADEAFGSSMNDNFNPNDNDVPF; encoded by the coding sequence ATGGAAAAAATCAACCCGATCGCCGGACTTAAAATAGATAAAAGCAGCCTCATTAGCCTAGAAAAGGGGAAGATTCCTCCTCAATCACTTGATTTAGAGGAAGTTGTTTTAGGGGCAATGATGATTGATAAGAAAGGTGTGGATCAGGTCATTGATATTTTAAGTCCTGATGTTTTCTATAAAGATGCTCATAAATTTATTTTTGAATCAATTATTGAGTTGTTTCAAAAGTCTGAGCCCATAGACTTATTAACCGTATCGGCTCAATTAAGGAAAAATCAAAAACTTGAATTAGTTGGAGGAGATTTTTACCTAATTCAATTGACCCAAAAAGTATCTACATCTGCGCATATTGAGTATCATGCAAGAATTATACAGCAAAAATTTATTCAACGTAGTTTGATTAAAATTTCATCTGAAATTATAGAAGAAGCCTATGATGAATCTACAGATGTTTTTGATTTATTGGATAATGCTGAATCTAAGCTTTATGAGGTTACCCAGGGAAACCTGAAGCGTTCATCTGAGACTGCTCAATCGCTCGTGATGAAAGCTAAACAAAAGATTCAGGAAATAGCAAATAAGGAAGGGTTGAGTGGGATTCCTACGGGGTTTACCAAACTCGACCAACTTACATCAGGTTGGCAACCAAGTGATTTGATTATCGTAGCTGCCCGTCCTGGTATGGGTAAAACGGCATTGACTTTGTCTATGGCTCGTAATATTTCAGTTGACCAAAATACCCCAGTAGCATTCTTCTCTCTTGAGATGTCTTCTGTGCAATTGATTACCCGTCTTATTTCATCAGAAACGGGTCTATCATCAGAAAAACTGCGAACAGGTAAATTAGAGAAACACGAATGGGAGCAATTAAATGTAAAGGTTAAAAATCTTGAAAAAGCCCCTTTATACATTGATGATACACCTTCTCTCTCTATTTTTGACCTTCGTGCGAAGGCAAGGCGTTTGGCCTCCCAGTATGGCATTAGGTTAATTATCATTGATTATTTACAGCTAATGACTGCCGGAGGAAGTTCAAAGGGAACCGGAAATCGTGAACAGGAGATTTCAACAATTTCGCGTAATTTAAAGGCATTGGCTAAAGAATTGGATGTTCCGGTAATAGCCCTTTCACAGCTTTCAAGAGCAGTTGAAACGCGTGGAGGTACTAAAAGACCTTTGTTGTCTGACCTACGTGAATCAGGAGCAATTGAACAGGATGCCGATATTGTATCGTTTATTTATCGACCAGAGTATTATAAGATTGATGAATGGGATGATGAGGAGCGTACTCCAACCAAGGATCAAGCTGAGTTTATTGTGGCCAAGCACCGTAATGGAGGACTTGATAATATAAGGTTAAAATTCCTAGGACATTTAGGTAAATTCGATAACTTAGATGATTTTGATACTCCTTTTGAGTTTCAATCTAAAATGAATGCCGGAGATGAAAATCCGTTTATGACTAAAAAGTTTCCAAGCGCTGATGAAGCTTTTGGAAGTAGCATGAACGATAACTTTAATCCTAATGATAACGACGTTCCGTTTTAA
- a CDS encoding acetyl-CoA carboxylase carboxyltransferase subunit alpha yields the protein MEYLDFELPIKELEEQLDKCVLIGNESDVDVSDTCKQIEKKLIQTKKDIYKNLTAWQRVQLSRHPSRPYTLDYVRALCGDTFLELHGDRTVKDDKAMIGGLGKIGDQSFMFVGQQKGYNTKTRQYRNFGMANPEGYRKALRLMKSAEKFGIPVVAFIDTPGAYPGIEAEERGQGEAIARNILEMTRLKVPIIVVIVGEGASGGALGIGVGDRVFMLENTWYSVISPESCSSILWRSWEFKERAADALKLTAADMKKQHLVDGIIKEPLGGAHSDRDTTFKTVRETIISSYEELKKLSPEELVKERMDKYANMGVFKG from the coding sequence ATGGAATATTTAGATTTTGAGTTACCTATCAAAGAACTTGAAGAGCAATTAGACAAGTGTGTCCTCATCGGAAATGAAAGTGATGTTGACGTATCAGATACTTGTAAACAAATAGAAAAAAAGCTTATTCAGACTAAAAAAGATATTTATAAAAACCTAACTGCATGGCAACGTGTACAATTGTCACGTCATCCATCTAGACCTTATACTTTGGATTATGTTAGAGCTTTATGTGGTGATACCTTCTTGGAATTACATGGAGATCGAACTGTAAAAGATGACAAAGCTATGATTGGTGGTCTTGGAAAGATTGGAGATCAAAGTTTTATGTTTGTAGGCCAACAGAAGGGATATAATACGAAAACGCGTCAATACCGTAATTTTGGAATGGCTAACCCTGAAGGGTATAGAAAAGCACTCCGCTTAATGAAATCAGCCGAAAAATTTGGAATCCCTGTAGTTGCTTTTATTGATACTCCAGGTGCTTATCCGGGAATTGAAGCAGAGGAACGCGGACAAGGAGAGGCCATCGCACGTAATATACTTGAAATGACTCGTCTTAAAGTTCCGATTATAGTTGTTATTGTCGGCGAAGGAGCCTCTGGTGGTGCTTTGGGAATTGGTGTTGGAGATAGAGTATTTATGTTGGAAAATACCTGGTATTCGGTGATTTCACCTGAGTCATGTTCTTCGATACTTTGGAGAAGCTGGGAATTCAAAGAAAGAGCTGCTGATGCATTAAAGCTTACAGCCGCGGATATGAAAAAGCAACATTTAGTAGACGGAATTATTAAGGAGCCACTAGGAGGAGCGCATTCCGATAGAGATACCACCTTCAAAACCGTGAGAGAAACCATTATTAGCTCGTACGAAGAATTAAAAAAGTTATCACCAGAAGAACTTGTAAAAGAGCGTATGGATAAATATGCTAATATGGGAGTATTTAAAGGATAA
- a CDS encoding DMT family transporter, with product MPNDRLKSYLHLHLIVFIWGFTAVLGALISIDALPLVWYRMLLASGFVWMYIYWKKFDLRVSRRTLIGFVLAGIVIAVHWLTFFMAIKVSNVSITLAMMSTGALFAAIIEPFYYKRAIIWYEIVLGLLVMIGLFIIFRVEGDYTFGIILALISAFLSALFSMINGKFAQVHRPSVISFYELLSGFLFLTLFLIVTGGFDVAFFQLSSSDWIYMLILASVCTGYAFIASVHVMKFLTPYTVMLTINLEPVYGILLAFFVFGEQEKMSSEFYLGALLILSTVLANGILKNLKKIKSSSRS from the coding sequence ATGCCAAACGATAGACTTAAGAGTTACCTTCATCTTCATTTGATTGTTTTTATCTGGGGGTTTACAGCTGTTTTAGGAGCTTTAATTAGTATTGATGCTTTACCTTTAGTGTGGTATCGTATGCTGTTGGCTAGTGGTTTTGTCTGGATGTATATTTACTGGAAGAAATTTGATTTGAGAGTTTCAAGACGTACCCTAATTGGTTTTGTGCTTGCAGGAATAGTAATTGCTGTACACTGGCTTACTTTTTTTATGGCCATTAAGGTGTCTAATGTGTCCATTACATTGGCCATGATGTCTACAGGAGCTTTGTTTGCTGCAATTATAGAGCCGTTTTATTATAAACGGGCTATTATTTGGTATGAGATTGTTCTTGGTCTTTTGGTGATGATAGGGTTGTTTATTATTTTTAGGGTGGAAGGAGATTATACCTTTGGGATTATATTAGCTCTTATTTCAGCCTTCCTTTCTGCGCTATTTTCTATGATTAATGGGAAATTTGCTCAGGTTCATAGACCTTCTGTGATTTCTTTTTATGAGCTCTTAAGTGGCTTCCTATTTTTAACTCTTTTTCTTATAGTGACTGGTGGATTTGATGTTGCTTTTTTTCAATTGTCCAGTAGCGATTGGATCTATATGTTAATACTAGCCTCTGTTTGTACTGGCTATGCATTTATTGCTTCTGTGCATGTGATGAAGTTTCTTACTCCCTATACTGTTATGTTGACCATAAATTTAGAGCCTGTTTATGGAATTTTGTTAGCCTTTTTTGTCTTTGGAGAACAGGAGAAAATGAGCTCTGAATTTTACCTAGGGGCGTTGTTGATCTTATCAACAGTATTGGCTAATGGGATACTTAAAAACTTGAAAAAAATAAAAAGTAGCTCGCGGAGTTAA